In one Mucilaginibacter ginsenosidivorax genomic region, the following are encoded:
- the secE gene encoding preprotein translocase subunit SecE, translated as MANVIEYIKESYIELTEKVTWPTWRELQSSAILVLVAAIIIAMVILGMDQIIAYLLKAFYSSLT; from the coding sequence ATGGCTAACGTAATTGAATATATTAAAGAATCATACATCGAGTTAACTGAGAAGGTAACCTGGCCAACCTGGCGTGAGTTGCAAAGCAGTGCCATATTGGTATTGGTTGCTGCAATTATCATTGCCATGGTTATTTTAGGTATGGACCAGATCATAGCTTATTTGCTTAAAGCATTTTATAGTTCACTTACATAA
- the nusG gene encoding transcription termination/antitermination protein NusG: MSDQLKWYVVRAISGKEKKVKQYIDAEISRLGITHLVPQVLIPTEKYYQMRDGKKIAKERNYFPGYVLMEAVLDGETEHIIKNINSVIGFLGDKAGNAIPLRQAEVNRILGKVDEMSAQGETMNVPYYIGENVKVMDGPFNGFSGVIEEVNEEKKKLKVMVKIFGRRTPLELNYMQVEKE, from the coding sequence ATGAGTGATCAATTGAAGTGGTATGTAGTTAGGGCCATAAGTGGTAAAGAAAAAAAGGTTAAACAATATATAGATGCCGAAATTAGTCGTTTGGGCATTACCCATTTGGTGCCACAGGTATTAATACCAACAGAAAAGTATTACCAAATGCGCGATGGAAAAAAGATTGCTAAAGAGCGTAACTACTTTCCTGGCTATGTATTGATGGAAGCCGTATTAGATGGCGAAACCGAACACATCATCAAGAATATAAACAGTGTTATAGGATTTTTAGGCGATAAAGCCGGTAATGCTATCCCACTGCGCCAAGCCGAAGTTAACCGTATTTTAGGTAAGGTTGATGAAATGAGTGCCCAGGGCGAAACAATGAACGTACCTTACTACATAGGCGAAAACGTAAAAGTAATGGACGGACCTTTCAATGGCTTCAGCGGTGTTATCGAAGAAGTTAACGAAGAGAAAAAGAAATTAAAAGTTATGGTAAAGATATTCGGGCGCCGTACGCCGCTTGAATTGAATTACATGCAGGTAGAGAAAGAATAA
- a CDS encoding tyrosine-type recombinase/integrase: MYIQSLDVQIVFMFLERFIQYIKFEKRYSLHTVSAYQSDLDQFMLFLNNPGNATVVPEPIITHPNQITYHDIRNWMVSMIDHKLTGRSVNRKMATLRKYFKFLLQEGVITQNPASKIRSQKIPKHLPVVVEGASLTQMLDNDIVTDDDFEGMRNKLVVELLFGTGIRLAELLGLKDSDINDYEGTLKVLGKRNKERIIPINTELRILLGRYLELKKNQNFHNISVMLIVTSKGTDAYRQLIYLIVQKYLSNISTQTKRSPHVLRHTFATSLLNNGADLNSIKELLGHANLSATQIYTHNSVERLKSIYKQAHPKA; the protein is encoded by the coding sequence TTGTACATTCAATCTCTGGATGTTCAAATAGTTTTTATGTTTTTAGAGCGTTTTATCCAATATATTAAGTTCGAAAAGCGGTACTCCCTGCATACCGTATCGGCCTATCAATCAGACTTGGATCAGTTTATGCTCTTCCTCAACAACCCTGGTAATGCCACCGTTGTCCCCGAACCTATAATTACCCATCCCAACCAAATTACCTATCATGACATCCGCAACTGGATGGTGAGCATGATTGACCATAAATTGACCGGCCGGTCTGTAAACCGGAAAATGGCCACACTACGCAAGTATTTTAAATTTTTACTACAGGAGGGTGTTATTACGCAAAACCCGGCATCAAAAATCCGTTCGCAAAAAATACCTAAGCATCTGCCTGTGGTAGTTGAGGGCGCAAGCCTTACCCAAATGCTGGATAACGATATTGTTACCGATGATGATTTTGAAGGCATGCGCAATAAGCTGGTGGTTGAATTATTGTTTGGCACCGGCATACGCCTTGCCGAGCTGTTGGGCCTGAAAGACAGTGACATTAACGACTATGAAGGCACCTTAAAAGTGCTGGGTAAACGTAATAAGGAACGCATTATACCTATCAATACCGAACTGCGGATATTACTTGGGCGTTACCTGGAGTTAAAGAAAAATCAAAATTTTCATAACATTTCGGTAATGTTAATCGTTACAAGTAAAGGTACCGACGCTTATCGGCAACTAATTTATTTGATAGTGCAAAAATACCTCTCTAACATATCAACCCAAACAAAAAGAAGCCCGCATGTACTGCGGCACACATTTGCAACAAGCTTACTCAACAATGGGGCCGACCTGAACTCCATTAAAGAACTTTTGGGGCACGCTAACCTTAGCGCCACCCAGATTTATACACACAATTCAGTTGAACGATTAAAGTCTATTTACAAACAAGCCCATCCAAAGGCGTAA
- a CDS encoding acyl-CoA dehydrogenase: METLFTDDPAMHGFDFSTSENQRMVGQMAKDFTERHIKPHVMEWDEAQHFPIELFKQLGELGMMGVLVPEQYGGSGFGYFEYVTVIVEIAKVCGSIGLSVAAHNSLCTGHILAFGSEEQKMKWLPKLATCEWLGAWGLTEANTGSDALGMNTTAVLDGDHYIVNGSKNWITHGKSSNVAVVMVRTGAKGDSHGISALVIEKGTPGFTHGKKENKLGMRASETTELIFDNCRVPKENLLGLEGEGFKQAMKVLDGGRISIAALSLGIAKGAFEAAVAYSKERRQFGQPISNFQGIAFKLADMATEIEASELLIMQAADLKNRHQSVTKQSAMAKYFASETAVRAATEAVQIFGGYGYTKDFPVEKYYRDAKLCTIGEGTSEIQKIVISREVLR, encoded by the coding sequence ATGGAAACCTTATTTACAGACGATCCCGCAATGCATGGATTCGACTTTTCTACCAGTGAAAACCAACGTATGGTGGGCCAGATGGCCAAAGATTTTACCGAACGCCACATTAAACCTCATGTAATGGAATGGGACGAAGCGCAGCACTTCCCCATTGAATTGTTTAAGCAATTAGGCGAATTGGGCATGATGGGAGTGCTGGTTCCTGAACAATACGGTGGCTCGGGCTTTGGTTATTTTGAGTACGTAACCGTTATTGTAGAAATTGCCAAGGTTTGCGGTTCAATAGGTTTATCGGTAGCCGCTCATAATTCGCTTTGTACCGGTCATATCCTGGCCTTTGGCAGCGAAGAACAAAAAATGAAATGGCTGCCCAAACTGGCCACCTGCGAGTGGCTTGGCGCCTGGGGTTTAACTGAGGCCAACACCGGCAGCGATGCCTTAGGAATGAATACTACCGCCGTTTTAGATGGCGACCACTACATAGTAAACGGATCAAAAAACTGGATTACCCATGGCAAAAGCAGCAATGTGGCTGTAGTAATGGTGCGCACCGGGGCAAAAGGCGATTCGCACGGCATTTCGGCGCTGGTTATTGAAAAAGGAACACCCGGTTTTACCCATGGCAAAAAAGAAAACAAGCTGGGCATGCGCGCATCTGAAACTACCGAACTGATATTTGATAACTGCCGCGTACCTAAAGAAAACCTGCTGGGCCTTGAAGGCGAAGGCTTTAAACAGGCCATGAAGGTGTTGGATGGTGGCCGTATTTCTATAGCAGCTTTATCATTGGGCATAGCTAAGGGTGCTTTTGAAGCCGCTGTAGCTTACTCCAAAGAGCGCAGGCAGTTTGGGCAGCCAATAAGCAATTTCCAGGGCATTGCCTTTAAACTGGCCGATATGGCTACCGAGATTGAAGCATCTGAACTGTTGATTATGCAGGCTGCCGACCTGAAAAACCGTCACCAGTCGGTTACCAAACAATCGGCCATGGCCAAATACTTTGCATCAGAAACAGCAGTACGTGCAGCCACCGAGGCGGTACAGATCTTCGGCGGCTACGGTTATACCAAAGATTTCCCTGTTGAAAAATACTACCGCGACGCCAAACTATGCACGATAGGCGAGGGGACAAGCGAGATTCAGAAGATTGTGATAAGCAGGGAGGTGTTGAGGTAG
- the rplK gene encoding 50S ribosomal protein L11: MAKEIGAMVKLQVKGGAANPSPPIGPALGAKGVNIMEFCKQFNARTQDKAGKVLPVLITVYVDKSFEFIIKTPPVAIQLLEVTGLKSGSAEPNRKKVANVNWEQVETIAKDKMVDLNAFTVESAMKMVAGTARSMGITVSGTAPWN, encoded by the coding sequence ATGGCAAAAGAGATCGGTGCAATGGTAAAGCTGCAGGTTAAAGGCGGCGCCGCAAACCCATCACCTCCAATTGGCCCTGCATTGGGTGCAAAAGGTGTGAACATCATGGAGTTTTGCAAGCAATTTAATGCACGTACCCAGGATAAAGCTGGAAAAGTGTTGCCTGTTTTGATTACTGTTTATGTTGACAAATCTTTCGAATTTATCATCAAAACCCCTCCTGTTGCAATCCAGTTATTGGAAGTTACAGGTTTAAAAAGTGGTTCGGCTGAACCCAACCGTAAAAAAGTTGCCAATGTAAATTGGGAGCAGGTTGAAACTATAGCCAAAGATAAAATGGTAGATTTAAATGCATTTACTGTAGAATCAGCCATGAAAATGGTGGCAGGTACTGCCCGTAGTATGGGAATCACCGTATCAGGTACGGCTCCCTGGAACTAA
- the rpoB gene encoding DNA-directed RNA polymerase subunit beta — MANNINQRVNFATSRKVLDYPDFLDVQLQSFQEFFQLETTSDNRYKEGLFKVFAENFPISDSRNIFVLEFLDYFIDPPRYDIQECIERGLTYSVPLKAKLRLSCNDEEHEDFETIVQDVYLGTIPYMTPKGTFVINGAERVIVSQLHRSPGVFFGQSRHTNGTKLYSARVIPFKGSWIEFATDVNNVMYAYIDRKKKFPVTTLLRAIGYDSDKDILELFELADEVKVSKSGLKKFIGRKLAARVLKKWVEDFVDEDTGEVVSIDRNEIILERETVLEDDHIDMIIDAGVKTIILNKEDASTSGDYTIIYNTLQKDTSNSEKEAVEHIYRQLRNAEPPDEETARGIIDRLFFSDKRYDLGDVGRYRINRKLKLNTSDETKVLTKQDIIAIVKYLIKLINSKAEVDDIDHLSNRRVRTVGEQLYAQFGVGLARMARTIRERMNIRDNEVFTPTDLINARTLSSVINSFFGTNQLSQFMDQTNPLAEITHKRRLSALGPGGLSRERAGFEVRDVHYTHYGRLCTIETPEGPNIGLISSLCVHAKINNLGFIETPYKRVVEGKVQVQEPVIYLSAEDEDGKTIGQANAHYDDNGVFALPKVKARFEGDFPIIDPEKLDLMDIAPNQITSIAASLIPFLEHDDANRALMGSNMQRQAVPLLRPEAPIVGTGLEGRVAKDSRTLINAEGDGVVEYVDANEIRIKYDRNELDRLISFDGDSKSYRLTKFKKTNQSTTMNLKPIVKKGQRVSKGEVLCEGYATQAGELALGRNLKVAFMPWQGYNFEDAIVISERVVSQDIFTSLHVEEFELEVRDTKRGEEELTPDIPNVSEEATKDLDEDGIIRVGAEVKEGDILIGKITPKGESDPSPEEKLLRAIFGDKAGDVKDASLKTPPSIAGVVIDTKLFSRAKKTSKAEEKAQLEKLDNKHDKAVKDLKNTLIEKLFEIVNGKTSQGVYNVYKELHVPKGVKFTQKILVELNYENINPTKWTTDDDKNDQIKTLLHNYNIKVNEELGAYRRDKFAISVGDELPSGIVQMAKVYIAKKRKLKVGDKMAGRHGNKGIVARIVRDEDMPFLEDGTPVDIVLNPLGVPSRMNLGQIYETVLGWAGKELGIKFATPIFDGASHTEVEEWVKKANLPESGRTYLYNGLTGDRFDQQTTVGIIYMLKLGHMVDDKMHARSIGPYSLITQQPLGGKAQFGGQRFGEMEVWALEAFGAANILQEILTVKSDDVIGRAKTYEAIVKGENLPTPSVPESFNVLVHELRGLGLDITLE, encoded by the coding sequence TTGGCAAACAACATTAATCAAAGAGTAAACTTTGCAACCAGTAGAAAGGTACTTGATTACCCCGATTTCCTGGATGTTCAGTTACAATCTTTCCAGGAATTTTTTCAATTGGAAACCACCTCAGACAACCGCTATAAAGAAGGTTTGTTTAAAGTGTTTGCTGAAAATTTTCCGATCTCGGATTCAAGGAACATCTTCGTTTTAGAGTTTCTGGATTACTTTATTGATCCGCCACGTTATGATATACAAGAGTGTATCGAGCGCGGATTAACTTATAGCGTACCATTAAAAGCCAAGCTTCGCCTGTCATGTAACGATGAAGAGCACGAAGATTTTGAAACAATTGTACAAGACGTTTATTTGGGCACAATCCCTTACATGACGCCTAAAGGTACATTTGTTATTAACGGTGCCGAACGTGTAATTGTATCGCAGTTACACCGTTCACCTGGTGTATTCTTTGGCCAAAGCCGCCACACCAACGGTACAAAATTATACTCTGCCCGTGTTATTCCTTTCAAGGGTTCATGGATTGAGTTTGCTACAGACGTTAACAACGTGATGTACGCTTATATCGACCGTAAAAAGAAATTCCCGGTTACCACGTTGCTGCGTGCCATTGGTTATGACTCTGATAAGGACATTTTAGAGTTATTTGAACTGGCCGACGAAGTAAAGGTTAGCAAATCGGGCCTGAAGAAATTCATTGGCCGTAAGCTTGCTGCAAGGGTACTCAAAAAATGGGTAGAAGATTTTGTGGACGAGGATACCGGTGAAGTGGTATCTATCGACCGTAACGAAATTATCCTTGAGCGTGAAACTGTATTAGAAGATGACCATATTGATATGATCATTGATGCTGGCGTTAAAACCATCATCCTGAACAAGGAAGATGCTTCAACCAGCGGTGATTATACTATTATATATAACACTTTACAAAAGGATACTTCAAACTCCGAGAAAGAAGCGGTGGAGCATATCTATCGTCAATTACGTAACGCCGAACCACCTGATGAGGAAACTGCACGTGGTATCATCGATCGTTTGTTCTTCTCGGATAAAAGATATGACCTGGGCGATGTGGGCCGCTACCGCATCAACCGCAAGTTGAAATTAAATACCTCTGATGAAACTAAGGTATTAACCAAGCAGGATATTATCGCCATCGTAAAATACTTGATCAAACTGATCAACTCAAAAGCCGAGGTGGATGATATTGATCACTTGTCAAACCGTCGTGTTCGTACAGTTGGCGAGCAATTATATGCCCAGTTTGGTGTTGGTTTGGCCCGTATGGCCCGTACCATCCGTGAGCGTATGAACATCCGCGACAACGAGGTATTTACACCAACCGATCTGATCAACGCGCGTACACTATCATCTGTGATCAACTCGTTCTTCGGAACTAACCAGTTATCACAGTTTATGGACCAAACCAACCCACTGGCAGAGATCACGCACAAGCGTCGTCTGTCAGCCCTTGGGCCCGGTGGTCTGTCACGTGAGCGTGCGGGTTTCGAGGTTCGTGACGTACACTATACCCACTACGGTAGGTTATGTACCATCGAAACTCCGGAAGGACCAAACATTGGTTTGATTTCGTCGCTTTGCGTACACGCCAAAATCAATAATTTAGGCTTTATCGAAACTCCGTACAAACGTGTGGTTGAAGGTAAAGTGCAGGTTCAGGAGCCGGTTATCTATTTATCGGCCGAAGATGAAGATGGTAAAACAATTGGCCAGGCAAACGCGCATTATGATGATAATGGTGTATTTGCTTTACCGAAAGTAAAAGCCCGTTTTGAAGGTGACTTCCCGATTATTGATCCGGAGAAACTTGATTTAATGGATATTGCGCCAAACCAGATCACTTCTATCGCGGCTTCGCTGATTCCGTTCCTAGAACATGATGATGCTAACCGTGCCTTGATGGGTTCAAACATGCAACGCCAGGCTGTACCTTTGTTACGCCCTGAAGCGCCAATTGTTGGTACCGGTTTGGAAGGTCGTGTGGCTAAAGATTCACGTACACTAATCAATGCCGAAGGCGATGGTGTGGTTGAATATGTAGATGCTAACGAAATCCGTATTAAATATGACCGTAACGAGCTTGACCGCCTGATATCTTTTGATGGCGATTCAAAAAGCTACCGTTTAACCAAGTTTAAGAAAACCAACCAAAGTACTACGATGAACCTTAAGCCAATTGTTAAAAAAGGCCAAAGGGTATCAAAAGGCGAGGTGCTTTGCGAAGGTTACGCAACACAGGCAGGCGAGCTTGCCCTGGGCCGTAACTTAAAAGTGGCTTTCATGCCTTGGCAAGGTTACAACTTTGAGGATGCTATCGTGATCTCCGAGCGCGTTGTATCGCAGGATATTTTCACTTCGCTTCACGTTGAAGAATTTGAATTGGAAGTACGTGATACCAAACGTGGCGAAGAAGAATTAACACCAGATATCCCTAACGTATCAGAAGAAGCTACTAAGGACCTTGACGAAGACGGTATTATCCGTGTTGGTGCCGAGGTTAAAGAAGGCGATATCCTGATTGGTAAGATTACTCCGAAAGGCGAATCTGACCCATCACCGGAAGAAAAACTGTTACGCGCCATTTTTGGTGATAAAGCTGGTGATGTTAAGGATGCATCTCTAAAGACTCCACCTTCAATTGCAGGTGTGGTTATAGATACCAAATTGTTTAGCCGTGCCAAGAAAACGTCGAAAGCCGAAGAAAAAGCACAGTTGGAGAAATTGGATAACAAACATGATAAAGCAGTAAAAGACCTTAAAAACACTTTGATTGAAAAGTTATTTGAGATTGTGAACGGCAAAACATCACAAGGTGTTTACAACGTTTACAAAGAGCTTCATGTACCTAAAGGTGTTAAATTCACCCAGAAAATTTTAGTTGAACTTAATTACGAAAACATTAACCCAACTAAATGGACTACTGATGATGATAAAAACGACCAGATAAAAACCTTACTTCATAACTACAACATCAAAGTTAATGAGGAATTAGGTGCTTACCGTCGTGATAAATTTGCTATCAGCGTGGGCGATGAGTTACCATCTGGTATTGTTCAAATGGCTAAAGTTTACATCGCTAAAAAGCGTAAGCTTAAAGTAGGTGATAAAATGGCCGGTCGTCACGGTAATAAAGGTATTGTTGCACGTATTGTACGTGATGAGGATATGCCTTTCCTTGAAGACGGAACACCGGTTGATATTGTGTTGAACCCGCTGGGTGTACCTTCACGTATGAACTTAGGGCAGATATACGAAACCGTATTAGGTTGGGCAGGTAAAGAGTTAGGCATTAAATTCGCTACCCCAATTTTTGATGGTGCAAGCCATACCGAAGTTGAGGAGTGGGTTAAAAAAGCAAACTTACCAGAATCTGGCCGTACCTATTTATACAATGGCTTAACTGGTGACAGATTTGACCAGCAGACCACAGTAGGTATTATATACATGCTGAAATTGGGTCACATGGTTGATGATAAGATGCACGCACGTTCTATCGGGCCATACTCATTAATTACACAACAACCATTGGGTGGTAAAGCCCAGTTTGGTGGTCAGCGTTTTGGTGAGATGGAGGTTTGGGCATTGGAAGCATTTGGTGCTGCCAATATTCTGCAAGAGATATTAACCGTTAAATCGGATGATGTTATCGGCCGTGCCAAAACTTATGAGGCTATTGTTAAAGGTGAAAACCTGCCAACACCATCAGTTCCTGAATCATTCAACGTATTGGTTCATGAGTTAAGAGGTTTAGGTTTAGATATCACGTTAGAATAA
- the rplJ gene encoding 50S ribosomal protein L10: MNKEEKYDLVLALTEQMKEYGNFYITDTSNLTVAKINDIRRQCFQSEITMKVAKNSLIKKAMEAAGGDYTPIFDVLKGSSSILFSKSATAPAKLIKQLRKKSDKPILKAAYIDSAIFIGDNQIDTLIKLKSKEQLIGEVIGLLQSPAKNVISALQSGGNTIAGLVKTLQERG; the protein is encoded by the coding sequence ATGAATAAAGAAGAAAAATACGACCTTGTTCTTGCCCTTACTGAGCAAATGAAAGAGTACGGTAATTTCTATATTACTGATACCTCTAATTTAACAGTTGCAAAGATCAATGATATCCGTCGTCAGTGTTTCCAAAGCGAAATCACGATGAAAGTGGCAAAAAATAGCTTGATTAAAAAAGCTATGGAAGCTGCAGGTGGCGATTACACTCCAATATTTGATGTATTAAAAGGTTCATCATCAATCCTTTTTTCAAAATCAGCAACTGCTCCGGCAAAGTTGATTAAACAATTAAGGAAAAAAAGTGACAAACCGATTTTAAAAGCAGCTTATATTGATTCAGCAATATTTATTGGCGACAACCAGATCGATACGTTGATCAAGTTGAAATCAAAAGAGCAGCTGATAGGCGAAGTTATCGGATTATTGCAATCACCAGCCAAGAATGTTATTTCTGCACTGCAATCAGGCGGAAATACTATCGCAGGTTTGGTAAAAACATTACAAGAAAGAGGTTAA
- the rplA gene encoding 50S ribosomal protein L1, with the protein MARLTKNQKAALSKIEANKSYSLEAASALVKELTLTKFDSSVDIDVRLGVDPRKANQMVRGIATLPHGTGKTVRVLVLCTPDKEQEAKDAGADYVGLDEYIAKIEGGWTDVDIIITMPSVMAKVGRLGRILGPRNLMPNPKSGTVTPEVGKAVTEVKGGKIDFKVDKTGIIHTSIGKASFPADKIYENALEVLQTISKLKPSAAKGTYFKSIHISSTMSPGITVETKSVAGI; encoded by the coding sequence GTGGCTAGATTAACAAAAAATCAAAAAGCGGCACTCTCCAAAATTGAGGCAAACAAATCGTATTCATTAGAAGCTGCATCAGCTTTGGTAAAGGAATTAACCTTAACTAAATTTGATTCATCAGTTGATATAGACGTTCGTTTAGGTGTTGACCCGCGTAAAGCCAATCAAATGGTACGTGGTATAGCAACATTACCTCATGGAACCGGTAAAACTGTACGTGTATTGGTGCTTTGTACTCCTGACAAGGAACAAGAAGCTAAAGATGCAGGTGCGGATTACGTAGGTTTGGATGAATATATTGCCAAGATTGAAGGCGGATGGACTGACGTTGATATTATCATCACTATGCCAAGCGTAATGGCTAAGGTAGGTCGTTTGGGTAGAATTTTAGGCCCGCGTAACCTTATGCCAAACCCTAAATCAGGAACAGTAACTCCAGAAGTTGGAAAAGCTGTAACTGAGGTAAAAGGCGGTAAAATCGACTTCAAAGTTGATAAAACAGGTATCATCCATACCTCAATAGGAAAAGCATCATTCCCTGCAGATAAAATTTATGAGAATGCATTAGAAGTATTGCAAACTATCTCAAAATTAAAACCGTCGGCAGCAAAAGGAACATATTTCAAGAGCATTCACATCTCTTCAACCATGTCTCCTGGAATAACAGTTGAAACTAAATCAGTAGCGGGGATCTAA
- the rpsU gene encoding 30S ribosomal protein S21: MIIINVKDGESLDKALKRFKKKFEKTGVLRELRSRQAFEKKSVTRRHVVKHAIYKQNMNLETTV, translated from the coding sequence ATGATCATTATTAACGTAAAAGACGGCGAATCATTAGACAAAGCATTGAAACGCTTCAAAAAGAAATTTGAAAAAACAGGTGTTTTAAGAGAACTTCGCAGTCGTCAGGCTTTTGAAAAAAAATCTGTAACCCGTCGTCATGTTGTTAAACATGCCATCTACAAGCAAAATATGAACTTAGAAACCACTGTTTAA
- the hpf gene encoding ribosome hibernation-promoting factor, HPF/YfiA family: MKITVQSIHFTADRKLLDFIQKKADKLDTFYDHIISGEVYLKLENVEDEANKIAEIKLLLPGNQIFAKEKCKSFEEATDLAVESLRKQIEKHKQKKTIADAAAKKVILTEVEEGF, from the coding sequence ATGAAAATTACAGTGCAATCAATTCATTTTACCGCAGACAGGAAATTATTAGATTTTATTCAGAAGAAAGCTGATAAGCTGGATACGTTTTATGATCATATTATAAGTGGCGAGGTTTACTTAAAGCTTGAAAACGTGGAAGATGAGGCAAATAAAATTGCCGAGATTAAATTATTATTGCCGGGCAACCAGATTTTTGCCAAAGAGAAATGCAAAAGTTTTGAAGAAGCCACGGATTTGGCAGTTGAGAGCCTGCGCAAACAGATTGAGAAGCATAAACAGAAGAAAACTATAGCCGATGCTGCCGCCAAAAAGGTGATACTAACCGAGGTAGAAGAAGGATTTTAA
- the tuf gene encoding elongation factor Tu, giving the protein MAKEKFDRSKPHLNIGTIGHVDHGKTTLTAAITKVLADAGLSEARSFDSIDSAPEEKERGITINTAHVEYSTANRHYAHVDCPGHADYVKNMVTGAAQMDGAIIVVAATDGPMPQTREHILLARQVGVPALVVFMNKVDMVDDPELLELVEMEIRELLSFYEYPGDDIPVIQGSALGGLNGDPTWVGKIMELMDAVDNFIPIPPRLTDLPFLMPVEDVFSITGRGTVATGRIERGVINSGEQVDILGMGAENLKSTVTGVEMFRKILDRGEAGDNVGLLLRGIEKTDIRRGMVICKPGSVTPHTDFKAEVYVLSKAEGGRHTPFFNKYRPQFYFRTTDVTGEISLAEGVEMVMPGDNVTITVKLINAIAMEKGLRFAIREGGRTVGAGQVTEILK; this is encoded by the coding sequence ATGGCAAAAGAAAAGTTTGACCGCAGTAAACCGCATTTAAACATCGGTACAATCGGTCACGTTGACCACGGCAAAACAACCCTTACTGCAGCTATCACTAAAGTTTTAGCTGATGCAGGTTTATCAGAAGCTCGTTCATTTGATTCAATTGACTCAGCTCCTGAAGAAAAAGAACGTGGTATTACAATTAACACCGCGCACGTTGAGTACTCAACTGCTAACCGTCACTACGCTCACGTTGACTGTCCAGGTCACGCGGATTACGTGAAAAACATGGTTACAGGTGCTGCTCAAATGGACGGTGCAATCATTGTAGTTGCTGCAACTGATGGTCCGATGCCACAAACCCGCGAACACATCCTGTTGGCACGTCAGGTAGGTGTACCTGCACTTGTTGTTTTCATGAACAAGGTTGACATGGTTGATGATCCGGAATTATTAGAATTAGTAGAAATGGAAATTCGTGAATTATTATCATTCTACGAATATCCAGGTGATGATATCCCAGTAATCCAGGGTTCTGCATTAGGTGGTCTTAACGGCGATCCTACCTGGGTTGGTAAAATCATGGAGTTGATGGATGCTGTTGATAACTTTATCCCTATCCCTCCACGTTTGACAGATCTTCCTTTCTTAATGCCTGTTGAAGACGTATTCTCAATCACTGGTCGTGGTACTGTTGCTACCGGTCGTATTGAGCGTGGTGTAATCAACTCAGGTGAGCAAGTTGACATCCTTGGTATGGGTGCCGAAAACTTGAAATCAACTGTAACTGGTGTTGAGATGTTCCGTAAGATCCTTGATCGCGGTGAAGCTGGTGACAACGTAGGTTTATTGTTACGTGGTATTGAAAAAACTGATATCCGTCGTGGTATGGTTATTTGCAAACCAGGTTCAGTAACTCCACACACCGACTTTAAAGCAGAAGTATACGTATTATCAAAAGCAGAAGGTGGCCGTCACACTCCATTCTTCAACAAATACCGCCCGCAATTCTATTTCCGTACAACTGACGTAACCGGTGAAATTTCATTGGCCGAAGGTGTAGAAATGGTTATGCCAGGTGATAACGTTACCATCACTGTAAAATTGATCAACGCTATCGCTATGGAAAAAGGCTTACGTTTCGCTATCCGTGAAGGTGGCAGAACAGTAGGTGCTGGCCAGGTAACTGAAATTTTGAAATAA
- the rplL gene encoding 50S ribosomal protein L7/L12, with the protein MADLKAFAEQLVNLTVKEVNELAQILKDEYGIEPAAAAVAVAAAPAGGDDAPAAEAVQTAFDVILKEAGGAKLAVVKLVKDLTGLGLKEAKDLVDGAPKEVKTGVTKEEAESLKKQLEEAGAVVEVK; encoded by the coding sequence ATGGCGGATTTAAAAGCGTTTGCTGAACAGTTGGTAAACTTAACAGTAAAGGAAGTAAACGAATTAGCTCAGATCTTAAAAGATGAGTATGGTATTGAGCCTGCTGCTGCAGCTGTTGCTGTTGCTGCTGCTCCGGCTGGTGGCGATGACGCTCCTGCTGCTGAAGCAGTACAAACTGCATTTGACGTTATCCTGAAAGAAGCAGGTGGCGCTAAATTAGCGGTTGTTAAATTAGTAAAAGACTTAACCGGCTTAGGTTTGAAAGAAGCTAAAGATCTTGTTGACGGTGCACCTAAAGAAGTTAAAACTGGTGTAACTAAAGAAGAAGCTGAATCTTTGAAAAAACAATTAGAAGAAGCTGGAGCAGTAGTTGAGGTTAAATAA